A genome region from Dendrosporobacter quercicolus includes the following:
- a CDS encoding ABC transporter substrate-binding protein yields MKRIRYGLLMVMTVIIAVLLGGCGGSQGAKTEGDNALYVGVAGPFSGDGAEYGAMWKKGLEIAAEEINAKGGVNGRLIKLIYEDSQADPKQAASIAQKFVKDERIIAELGDFSTNATWSASPIYQKAGLVQFAFNPSHPELTKHGDYVFQLCPTQADQAIAMANLATDKLKAKKVAVLYLNTDFGKAVKDNAVQAVQAKQAEVVASEAYLSTDKDFKAQLTKVKELNPDVIILGSYYTDTALIMKQAKDLGVKATFIASSSVHSPALLSLGGDAVEGLVTLSVFNIGNPGETLQHFTAKYQEKYGASEPDTFAVQAYDALRLIANAAAKSAEQGEITRKSVRDELAKTQNFPAASQDSITYSPTRQLSQPELFPITVKEGKFVPYHL; encoded by the coding sequence GTGAAACGGATTCGTTATGGTCTGCTGATGGTAATGACAGTAATAATCGCCGTATTATTGGGTGGCTGCGGCGGTTCCCAGGGAGCGAAAACAGAAGGAGACAATGCGCTTTATGTAGGCGTTGCCGGCCCCTTCAGCGGTGATGGCGCCGAATATGGAGCCATGTGGAAGAAGGGCCTCGAAATTGCCGCCGAAGAAATTAATGCCAAGGGCGGAGTAAACGGACGGCTGATTAAGCTGATTTATGAAGACAGCCAGGCCGATCCGAAGCAGGCGGCCAGCATTGCCCAAAAGTTTGTAAAAGATGAACGAATTATAGCCGAACTGGGCGATTTTTCCACAAACGCCACCTGGTCGGCCTCGCCGATTTACCAAAAAGCCGGCTTGGTTCAGTTCGCTTTTAATCCGTCACACCCGGAACTGACAAAACATGGTGATTATGTATTTCAGCTTTGCCCGACACAGGCTGATCAGGCCATTGCTATGGCAAATCTGGCCACGGACAAGCTGAAAGCGAAAAAAGTTGCCGTGCTTTATCTCAATACCGACTTTGGTAAAGCCGTGAAGGACAATGCCGTACAGGCTGTCCAGGCAAAACAGGCTGAAGTGGTGGCAAGCGAGGCCTACTTAAGCACCGATAAAGATTTTAAAGCCCAGCTGACAAAAGTGAAAGAACTGAATCCTGATGTGATTATACTGGGTTCCTATTATACCGATACGGCGTTGATTATGAAACAGGCTAAGGATTTGGGGGTCAAAGCCACCTTTATTGCTTCCTCCTCCGTTCACTCACCGGCCCTGCTTTCGCTTGGCGGCGATGCCGTGGAGGGATTGGTGACCTTATCCGTGTTTAATATAGGCAATCCCGGAGAAACTTTACAGCATTTCACCGCAAAATATCAGGAAAAATACGGGGCAAGCGAACCGGATACCTTTGCCGTCCAGGCTTATGATGCCTTGCGGCTGATTGCCAATGCCGCGGCAAAAAGTGCTGAACAGGGTGAAATTACCCGAAAATCGGTTCGTGATGAACTGGCAAAAACCCAAAACTTTCCGGCTGCATCGCAAGATTCTATTACCTACAGCCCAACACGGCAGTTAAGCCAGCCGGAATTATTTCCTATTACCGTGAAAGAGGGAAAATTTGTTCCTTATCATTTATAA
- a CDS encoding cation:proton antiporter, whose protein sequence is MLFLQILIILLATKLAGELSVKLGQPAVLGKLVSGIVIGPAVLGWIGPSEMITQISEIGVLLLMFIAGLETDIKALNQNRNSSIAVAVGGIAAPLVFCCLAGISIGMEQSHALFLGLLFSATSVSISAQTLKELGQLKSRESTTILGAAVLDDILVVIVLTVMMSLLTAEQVSLSLIIGKKFLFFAAIALLGWKVVPRVLKMLAPLRVSETIASAALIICFFFAYLAEALGVAGIIGAFAAGVAISQTKYNHEVERKIQPIAYAFFVPVFFVSIGLSVSFAGTGDQLWIIAGLTIVAILSKLFGSGLGARLTGFGNLSSLRIGAGMVSRGEVALILAAIGLESRLLQAEYFTAIVVVVILTTLVTPPLLKWLFAKKELGKDN, encoded by the coding sequence GTGCTGTTTTTACAAATATTGATTATTTTACTGGCAACCAAATTAGCCGGGGAACTAAGTGTCAAACTGGGACAACCGGCAGTATTAGGTAAGCTTGTCAGCGGAATTGTGATCGGCCCAGCGGTATTGGGGTGGATCGGGCCCTCGGAAATGATTACGCAGATCAGCGAGATCGGCGTTTTACTCTTGATGTTTATTGCCGGTCTGGAAACAGATATTAAAGCGCTTAATCAAAATCGCAATTCGTCCATTGCCGTCGCTGTAGGCGGAATTGCTGCGCCATTAGTATTTTGCTGCCTGGCCGGTATCTCAATTGGTATGGAACAAAGTCATGCGTTATTTTTAGGCCTGTTATTTTCGGCTACATCAGTGAGTATTTCCGCACAGACCCTCAAGGAACTTGGGCAGTTAAAAAGCCGTGAAAGCACAACCATATTAGGCGCGGCTGTGCTGGATGACATTTTGGTCGTTATTGTGCTGACGGTTATGATGAGCCTGCTCACGGCGGAGCAAGTAAGCCTCAGCTTAATTATCGGCAAAAAATTCTTGTTTTTTGCCGCAATCGCTTTGTTGGGCTGGAAAGTTGTACCGCGGGTATTGAAAATGTTAGCCCCTCTGCGGGTATCGGAAACGATTGCCAGTGCAGCGCTAATCATTTGTTTCTTTTTTGCCTATCTGGCCGAAGCGCTTGGCGTGGCTGGAATCATTGGCGCATTTGCCGCGGGGGTAGCGATTTCACAAACTAAGTACAACCATGAGGTGGAGCGCAAAATCCAGCCGATCGCGTATGCCTTTTTTGTACCGGTGTTTTTTGTTAGTATTGGGCTTTCTGTTTCGTTTGCCGGGACAGGGGATCAACTATGGATTATTGCCGGTCTTACGATAGTTGCCATTTTAAGCAAATTGTTCGGTTCGGGACTAGGGGCAAGGCTAACAGGTTTTGGAAATTTATCCTCTCTGAGAATTGGGGCAGGCATGGTATCACGAGGGGAAGTTGCGCTTATTTTAGCAGCGATTGGCTTAGAGTCCCGCTTGCTGCAAGCAGAATACTTTACCGCAATTGTTGTCGTAGTTATCCTGACCACACTGGTAACGCCACCCCTGTTAAAGTGGCTGTTCGCTAAAAAAGAATTGGGCAAAGACAATTAA
- a CDS encoding branched-chain amino acid ABC transporter permease has product MRPQRVTSILWAAVIVLAAIPLIVDDQYIFHVLTMAGIYAILAISLNLLLGSTGLFSLGHAAFYGIGAYTSALLTLRLELPFVAAFVLSGIITALIGRLVAYPALRLKGIFLAIGTMGFNEIVRLLAINLDWLTGGPAGLPGIPSPEIFGVVISQPRDYYLLILVLAAATYIVFQRLISSRTGRALLAIRDDEIAARSAGIDLTGYKVGAFTLSTFFAGLAGSFFAHYLTYVSPDNFGLNESFAILAMIALGGIGNFTGSVVGAFLLVVIPEAFRFLQEYRELIYGFTIVITVLVLPSGVVGWYPRFMRRRKMAGRQALAVKEEG; this is encoded by the coding sequence ATGAGACCGCAAAGAGTCACCTCGATTTTATGGGCGGCTGTCATTGTATTGGCAGCTATACCGCTGATTGTTGACGATCAATATATTTTCCATGTACTGACCATGGCGGGCATCTATGCCATATTGGCCATCAGTCTGAATTTATTGCTGGGCAGTACCGGACTTTTTTCTCTGGGTCATGCCGCTTTTTATGGCATCGGCGCCTATACGTCGGCATTGCTGACGCTGAGGCTGGAGCTGCCTTTTGTTGCCGCGTTTGTCCTGAGCGGGATAATTACCGCATTGATTGGCAGGCTGGTCGCCTATCCGGCGCTGCGGTTGAAAGGTATTTTTTTAGCGATTGGGACTATGGGTTTCAATGAAATTGTCCGTCTGCTGGCTATTAATCTGGACTGGCTGACCGGCGGTCCGGCCGGTCTGCCGGGCATTCCCAGTCCCGAGATTTTTGGCGTTGTCATCAGCCAGCCCCGGGATTACTATCTGCTCATTCTGGTACTGGCTGCCGCCACCTATATCGTTTTTCAACGGCTGATCTCCAGCCGGACAGGACGGGCGCTGCTTGCCATTCGTGATGATGAAATCGCGGCTCGGTCGGCAGGGATCGATCTGACCGGCTATAAGGTGGGAGCCTTTACGCTGTCGACCTTTTTCGCCGGTCTGGCCGGCAGCTTTTTTGCGCACTATCTGACGTATGTAAGTCCTGATAATTTTGGCCTGAATGAATCGTTCGCCATACTGGCCATGATTGCCCTCGGCGGTATCGGGAACTTTACCGGTTCAGTTGTCGGAGCCTTCCTCTTGGTGGTTATTCCGGAAGCCTTTCGTTTCCTGCAGGAATACCGGGAATTGATTTACGGTTTTACTATTGTCATTACCGTGCTGGTTCTGCCGTCAGGAGTTGTCGGCTGGTATCCGCGGTTTATGCGCCGGAGAAAAATGGCCGGCAGACAGGCGCTTGCCGTTAAGGAGGAAGGATAG
- a CDS encoding sigma-54-dependent transcriptional regulator, giving the protein MNILLVDYDTDSRAGIAGFLREMGHHVTERSDVEAAYATYNAGAFSMVLTDIKMPAMPGQDLLHRITALPGEKADVVLFTNYDDRGAAVDILREGAYDYLLKPVNVIELAAVTERIVEHRALLRENKVLTDRFGEEVQAATAETRREVSRLKQVLSQIAGIDHVGFFSDQMNQLLRLAAIFHEGRSIPVLIQGETGTGKEIISRIIHYGDRITQEPFIDLNCAALTAGLFESELFGYEPGSFTGGLTKGQKGKLDVAQGGTLLLDEVGEIPLELQGKLLRVIQEKEFYRVGGLKKIKTDVRIICATNADLEQRVAQGTFRRDLFFRLKVGHIVIPPLRERTDDIIPLAEMFLRQFAEQKGKRFRRIGPSAADLLLAYDWPGNVRELRNTMELAVLMYDDVELKPLHLNLNTLEKVTSIPLDVPLNARMLDPHRFLLPATGINLEEFIDSLVHQSLALCYGNKTEAAKYLGISRRSLYCRLERKKATPKPRQLPTDAVNAAVPKE; this is encoded by the coding sequence TTGAATATTTTACTTGTTGATTATGATACGGACAGCAGAGCGGGAATTGCCGGATTTTTGCGGGAAATGGGACATCATGTCACGGAACGAAGCGACGTTGAAGCAGCCTACGCCACCTATAATGCGGGTGCTTTTTCGATGGTGCTGACCGATATCAAAATGCCGGCGATGCCGGGGCAAGATTTGCTGCATCGCATAACGGCCCTGCCCGGAGAAAAAGCAGATGTCGTGTTATTTACCAATTATGATGACCGGGGAGCCGCTGTCGATATCTTACGGGAGGGAGCCTACGATTATCTGCTAAAGCCAGTGAACGTGATTGAACTGGCGGCGGTTACGGAGCGGATTGTTGAACACCGCGCATTGCTCCGTGAGAATAAAGTGCTGACCGACCGTTTTGGCGAAGAAGTGCAAGCGGCAACCGCAGAGACGCGGCGTGAGGTATCCAGGCTGAAACAGGTGCTGTCACAAATTGCCGGGATCGATCATGTCGGTTTCTTCTCCGACCAAATGAACCAGTTATTGAGGTTAGCCGCGATATTTCATGAAGGCCGGTCTATACCGGTGCTGATCCAGGGAGAGACAGGCACCGGTAAGGAAATCATCTCTAGAATCATTCATTATGGCGATAGGATTACACAGGAGCCCTTCATCGACCTGAATTGCGCGGCCCTGACCGCCGGTTTATTTGAAAGCGAACTGTTTGGTTATGAGCCCGGTTCTTTTACCGGCGGCCTGACGAAAGGGCAGAAAGGGAAACTGGATGTGGCGCAAGGCGGTACGTTGCTGCTGGACGAAGTGGGCGAGATCCCTTTAGAGCTGCAGGGGAAGCTGTTGAGAGTGATACAGGAAAAGGAATTTTACCGCGTTGGCGGTTTGAAAAAAATAAAGACAGATGTGCGGATTATCTGTGCCACCAATGCGGATTTGGAGCAGCGGGTGGCACAGGGGACTTTTCGCAGGGATTTGTTTTTCCGGCTGAAAGTCGGTCATATCGTCATTCCTCCCCTGCGTGAGCGTACGGATGATATTATTCCGCTTGCTGAAATGTTTCTCCGCCAGTTTGCCGAACAAAAAGGGAAGCGTTTTCGCCGGATCGGCCCGAGTGCGGCTGATTTGCTGTTGGCTTACGACTGGCCGGGGAATGTGCGTGAACTCAGGAATACGATGGAATTGGCCGTGCTGATGTATGACGATGTGGAGCTCAAACCCCTGCATCTGAATTTGAATACCCTGGAGAAAGTGACCTCCATCCCTTTGGACGTACCGTTGAATGCCCGGATGCTTGACCCTCATCGCTTTCTTTTACCCGCAACGGGGATCAATTTGGAAGAATTTATCGACAGTCTTGTCCATCAGTCTTTAGCACTGTGCTATGGGAATAAAACGGAGGCCGCCAAATATTTAGGGATCTCCCGGCGTTCCCTTTACTGCCGGTTGGAACGAAAAAAGGCAACGCCAAAACCGCGCCAGTTGCCAACAGACGCTGTGAACGCTGCGGTGCCAAAGGAATAA
- a CDS encoding branched-chain amino acid ABC transporter permease encodes MLLQQVINGLTLGSMYALLAVGFALICGILKMITFAHGEVFMVGAFAGLTAIAAFQLGPLEGLLAAMAVSLVLGLLTERIAFRPFREGSALSPALITIGISIILQAGVLLLAGADTKAFPYDIGIYTFHLGGIIISGIEIIVIGLTLLLMLALQLFIHKTRWGLALRATSMHFDGAGLMGVNTNHVVALSFALASALAGIAGLVVGAYYGAFYPRMGVIISLKALAAATLGGIGSVSGAMLGSLLLGLIESLTVAYISAGYRDVIAFAILIAVLLIRPSGLLGRVEEEKV; translated from the coding sequence ATGCTATTGCAACAAGTGATTAACGGCCTGACGCTGGGCAGCATGTATGCGCTGCTGGCAGTGGGCTTCGCCCTGATTTGCGGCATACTGAAGATGATCACTTTTGCTCATGGTGAAGTTTTCATGGTTGGCGCTTTTGCCGGGTTAACGGCTATTGCCGCTTTCCAGCTTGGGCCTCTGGAAGGGCTGCTGGCTGCCATGGCGGTATCTTTGGTATTAGGGTTGCTGACGGAACGGATTGCTTTTCGTCCGTTCCGGGAGGGGTCGGCGTTGTCGCCGGCCTTAATCACCATTGGAATTTCTATTATTTTGCAGGCCGGAGTACTGCTGCTGGCGGGAGCGGACACCAAAGCATTTCCCTATGATATTGGTATCTATACCTTTCATCTGGGAGGAATTATAATTTCCGGGATTGAAATTATTGTGATCGGTTTGACGCTGCTGCTGATGCTGGCGCTGCAGTTATTTATTCATAAAACCCGCTGGGGGCTGGCACTGCGTGCCACTTCCATGCATTTTGACGGAGCCGGTTTGATGGGCGTGAATACCAACCATGTGGTGGCCCTGTCCTTTGCCCTGGCTTCTGCTCTGGCCGGCATTGCGGGGTTGGTGGTCGGTGCGTACTACGGTGCTTTTTATCCGCGGATGGGAGTCATTATTTCTCTTAAGGCGCTGGCCGCAGCCACGCTGGGCGGTATCGGCAGTGTGAGCGGGGCGATGCTGGGCTCGTTGCTGCTGGGTCTTATTGAAAGCCTGACAGTGGCGTATATTTCGGCTGGCTATCGTGATGTCATTGCGTTTGCCATACTGATTGCGGTACTATTGATTCGTCCTTCCGGGTTGCTGGGGCGTGTGGAGGAGGAAAAAGTATAA
- a CDS encoding YtxH domain-containing protein has translation MSIRDLIEKGKKSICKRQAKKINGTVIGAAVGLTVGAVAGVLLTPKSGRETRTDIANAVKEFPRKAKDVLASAKEKAEEAQEKLQETKTKVTEELTVKK, from the coding sequence ATGTCTATTAGAGATCTTATTGAAAAAGGAAAGAAATCGATTTGCAAAAGGCAGGCAAAAAAAATAAATGGTACCGTGATCGGAGCGGCTGTAGGATTGACAGTCGGGGCAGTTGCCGGTGTCCTTTTGACCCCTAAGTCCGGCAGAGAAACGCGCACGGATATTGCCAACGCTGTTAAGGAATTTCCCCGCAAGGCTAAGGACGTTTTGGCAAGCGCTAAAGAAAAGGCGGAAGAAGCCCAAGAAAAACTGCAAGAAACAAAGACAAAAGTCACCGAAGAGCTAACCGTAAAGAAGTAA
- a CDS encoding bifunctional transcriptional activator/DNA repair enzyme AdaA: MNKTVMSKEQWNAIKNGDKSYDGVFYYALTSTKTVCRPSCTARTPNPKNVEIFNTVEDAEKCGYRPCLRCRPNQMEWQGAKQELAMNIKNYIDSHYSEKFSSKSLGQIFYVNPFYLHRTFRDIIGMTIIEYQHQARMKQAMILLSGTNASISYIGYEVGYNTLSHFSRTFKRVVGVSPSEYRAEHHN, encoded by the coding sequence ATGAATAAAACAGTAATGAGTAAAGAACAATGGAATGCAATAAAAAACGGTGATAAATCATATGATGGGGTTTTCTATTATGCACTAACAAGCACAAAGACTGTATGCAGACCTTCTTGTACTGCAAGAACGCCAAACCCCAAAAATGTTGAGATATTCAATACCGTAGAGGATGCAGAAAAATGTGGTTATCGCCCATGCCTAAGATGCAGGCCAAACCAAATGGAATGGCAAGGCGCCAAACAGGAATTGGCAATGAATATAAAAAACTACATTGATAGCCACTATTCGGAAAAGTTTTCTTCTAAGTCTTTAGGGCAAATATTTTATGTTAATCCATTTTACTTGCATAGAACGTTTAGAGACATAATAGGAATGACCATAATAGAATACCAGCATCAAGCGCGTATGAAACAGGCCATGATTTTACTTTCCGGAACAAACGCATCAATTTCATACATTGGATACGAAGTTGGGTACAATACTCTATCTCATTTTTCCAGAACCTTCAAAAGGGTAGTTGGAGTTTCCCCCTCAGAATATCGCGCCGAACATCATAATTAG
- a CDS encoding CBO0543 family protein — MKGVNLIFTIEYTSIEATKQAQEILTQIKIEHWLNEEVFRIQWWIQVVVLIVPWFIWWKLVNKQKLVEIFCYGLLIGIVAVLLDGLGVELTLWGYPHKLFPLLERLFHADLTALPVIFMLIYQYFPKWKAFLGVCTLVAAIFTFVVEPIHIGLNIYELYSWKSIYSFPIYVALAACCKWLLGLIIKEQKPPQNVSE, encoded by the coding sequence ATGAAGGGGGTTAATCTTATATTCACGATTGAATACACTTCTATAGAGGCCACAAAACAAGCGCAAGAAATCTTAACGCAAATAAAAATTGAACATTGGCTAAACGAAGAAGTATTCCGGATTCAATGGTGGATACAAGTTGTGGTTTTAATTGTTCCCTGGTTCATCTGGTGGAAGCTGGTCAATAAACAGAAGCTGGTAGAAATATTTTGTTATGGGCTGCTAATTGGCATTGTGGCAGTTCTCCTGGATGGGCTCGGGGTCGAACTGACCCTTTGGGGATACCCACATAAATTATTCCCTCTATTAGAGCGGTTATTTCATGCTGATTTAACAGCTTTACCTGTCATATTTATGTTGATTTATCAGTACTTCCCCAAGTGGAAGGCATTTTTGGGAGTGTGCACCTTAGTAGCTGCAATTTTCACCTTTGTTGTAGAGCCAATTCACATAGGGCTAAATATTTATGAACTTTATTCATGGAAATCCATTTACTCATTCCCGATATATGTTGCTTTGGCTGCTTGTTGTAAATGGTTATTAGGATTGATTATTAAAGAACAAAAGCCGCCCCAAAACGTTTCAGAGTAG
- a CDS encoding CsbD family protein translates to MNEDILKGKWHELKGGVKEKWGKLTDDDLTTVEGKSEKLMGLLQTKYGYTKDKAEEEYNSFISNHKK, encoded by the coding sequence ATGAACGAAGACATACTGAAAGGGAAATGGCATGAGCTGAAAGGCGGTGTCAAAGAAAAGTGGGGCAAGCTCACCGACGACGATCTTACCACCGTAGAGGGAAAATCAGAGAAACTGATGGGGCTTTTACAAACAAAATATGGGTACACCAAGGACAAGGCCGAAGAGGAATATAACAGTTTTATCAGTAACCACAAAAAGTAG
- a CDS encoding lmo0937 family membrane protein, with product MLQTICIILIVMWLLGIVTSYTMGGLIHILLVIAVIVFLVNFITGRRTL from the coding sequence ATGCTACAAACAATCTGCATTATTTTGATCGTAATGTGGCTGTTAGGGATCGTTACATCCTATACTATGGGCGGCTTGATCCACATTCTGCTCGTAATTGCCGTCATCGTATTTTTGGTTAATTTTATTACAGGACGGCGAACCTTGTAG
- a CDS encoding arsenic resistance protein codes for MSKLEKYQSFIIFLAIPIGILLGQIQIIEQYAENFVTPFLFVMLFGAFLNIPLNDYRKAFANIKFSITTVLINFVWTPILVWLLGKLFLSSSAILQIGFIMLMVTPCTDWYLIFTGAVKGNVPLSASVLPVNLILQVILLPLYLLIFGSASGTANMQEVLISITVMLLLPFTLAQLGKFLLSKMQNNDSRDKIFAKFSASQTILLAMAITAMFAAKGSSLLSNLNVVAVLLIPIVLFYMINFVLAQLVGNGFGYSYEDTASLTLTIVAKNSPMTLGVALMAFPNEPLIHLIMIIEPLIELPALMLITKALLVIRNKQAGKQEI; via the coding sequence ATGAGTAAACTTGAGAAATATCAATCATTCATTATTTTTCTTGCCATACCTATTGGCATATTGCTCGGTCAAATTCAAATTATAGAACAATATGCTGAAAATTTTGTAACCCCATTTCTGTTTGTAATGTTGTTTGGAGCTTTTTTAAATATACCGTTAAATGATTACCGAAAAGCATTTGCCAATATAAAGTTTTCTATTACAACGGTTTTAATAAACTTTGTTTGGACGCCCATATTGGTGTGGCTATTGGGGAAACTGTTCCTTTCCAGCTCTGCAATCTTGCAGATTGGATTTATCATGCTAATGGTCACTCCTTGCACTGACTGGTATCTCATATTCACAGGTGCAGTTAAGGGGAATGTTCCGCTATCGGCGAGTGTATTACCCGTTAATCTCATTTTACAGGTAATATTGTTGCCGCTTTATCTTTTGATTTTTGGCAGCGCATCCGGAACTGCCAATATGCAAGAAGTCCTTATTAGCATTACTGTTATGTTGCTTTTACCTTTTACATTGGCGCAATTAGGAAAATTTTTGTTAAGCAAGATGCAAAATAACGATAGCCGGGATAAAATTTTCGCCAAATTTAGCGCATCACAAACAATACTGCTTGCAATGGCGATTACGGCAATGTTTGCTGCAAAGGGAAGCAGTCTGCTGTCAAATTTAAATGTTGTTGCTGTGTTACTTATTCCCATTGTTCTGTTTTACATGATCAATTTTGTTTTGGCGCAATTGGTGGGAAACGGCTTTGGATATTCCTATGAAGATACCGCCAGTTTAACACTGACTATCGTAGCAAAAAATTCGCCTATGACACTAGGTGTAGCGCTTATGGCATTTCCTAATGAGCCGCTGATCCATCTGATTATGATTATTGAACCGCTTATAGAACTTCCCGCATTGATGCTAATCACAAAAGCTTTGCTGGTAATTCGCAATAAGCAGGCTGGAAAACAGGAAATTTAG
- a CDS encoding LapA family protein, whose translation MIYLIFAMVFAVLVSFFAIQNAIPVTIHFLAWSGTTSFAIVVFGSTGAGILIALLSQGMVQLRLRLSLRQAESRIHELEQALIKTEILDRDTRFEEKLEAERLL comes from the coding sequence TTGATCTATTTAATTTTTGCCATGGTTTTTGCCGTGTTGGTTAGCTTCTTTGCAATACAGAACGCCATACCGGTGACGATCCATTTTTTGGCTTGGAGCGGCACTACTTCGTTTGCCATCGTAGTCTTTGGCTCGACAGGGGCAGGCATTCTTATTGCATTACTTAGTCAAGGGATGGTCCAGCTTCGCTTGCGTCTATCGCTGCGGCAGGCGGAAAGCCGGATCCATGAGTTGGAGCAGGCGTTAATAAAAACGGAAATCTTAGACCGGGATACCCGGTTTGAAGAGAAATTGGAAGCTGAGCGATTGCTGTAA
- a CDS encoding fructose-bisphosphatase class II yields MALEFVRVTEAAALVSGRWMSKGEKCRHGTITAGQGGNKNSSGVQGN; encoded by the coding sequence CTGGCATTAGAATTTGTACGAGTTACCGAAGCTGCGGCGCTTGTCTCTGGCCGTTGGATGAGTAAAGGCGAAAAATGCCGCCACGGAACGATAACGGCCGGACAGGGCGGAAATAAAAATAGCAGCGGAGTCCAGGGAAATTAG
- a CDS encoding MarR family winged helix-turn-helix transcriptional regulator encodes MNYFDTDTLLYHSEIHMVQFIKENQALHLSAIARGLGITRGAVSQMIMRLEKKGVVSKEPDPGNNRKVILRLTSKGEKAYLGHKRNHDSYNAVVSTLLENASQSEMDFLKEFLMKYEKALHKTSSE; translated from the coding sequence GTGAATTATTTTGATACCGATACGCTCTTATATCATTCCGAAATTCATATGGTTCAGTTTATTAAAGAAAACCAGGCGCTTCATCTCTCGGCGATTGCCCGCGGGCTGGGTATAACGAGGGGGGCGGTGTCCCAGATGATTATGCGTCTGGAAAAAAAAGGTGTTGTCAGCAAGGAACCTGATCCCGGTAATAACCGGAAGGTGATTCTGCGCCTTACTTCAAAGGGGGAAAAGGCGTACCTGGGTCATAAACGCAATCATGATTCCTATAATGCGGTTGTTAGCACGCTTCTGGAAAATGCCTCGCAGAGTGAAATGGATTTTTTGAAAGAATTTTTGATGAAATATGAGAAAGCATTGCACAAAACGTCTTCAGAGTAA
- a CDS encoding L,D-transpeptidase, with the protein MNKKVIVNLATHRAYYYEDNQLIKKYPVGSGKAETPTPPGSYKVIEKLIFDKPGEFDLGSRRLVLSSDKTCLHGSWDGPVEGYVSGGCVRMYNKDIEELFEKMEIGTPVVMISQ; encoded by the coding sequence ATGAACAAAAAAGTGATAGTTAACCTGGCTACCCACCGAGCCTATTACTATGAAGATAACCAACTAATTAAAAAATACCCTGTGGGCAGTGGCAAAGCGGAAACACCTACCCCGCCCGGCAGCTACAAAGTTATTGAGAAGTTGATTTTTGACAAACCAGGTGAATTTGACCTTGGGTCCCGGAGATTGGTTTTGTCTTCCGACAAAACCTGTCTGCACGGTTCATGGGACGGCCCTGTAGAAGGGTATGTTTCCGGCGGCTGCGTCAGAATGTATAATAAAGATATTGAAGAGCTGTTTGAAAAAATGGAGATTGGCACACCTGTAGTTATGATTAGCCAGTAA